One Anopheles marshallii chromosome 3, idAnoMarsDA_429_01, whole genome shotgun sequence genomic region harbors:
- the LOC128710989 gene encoding uncharacterized protein LOC128710989: MSREKVKPKRQGEPKNLKAGSILADDQECAKRYIEWKNLMDKYNQPEDDDDSMSIDDALDLYGKNDNDEKRTQTVPEALECSEDDEDKENSESDYAALKNQLTTALQRRSTEWKNNGMAKIFNSNFSLSVDYVQRWLENCADGTGKQVTQERATHFTDCDGETQVNVTQRENISILNHTDRKQLASEHSSNYELCGTDQRRVIVQQVEKTTISSFCVVDPRDSNGTGGPISKLPLDSCFANLSTFMPFKIKSLNETLGPLSCEKERVGSQLHRGRTFNSSSLNSGSLISLIENSLQIVPKARIESDLKKKPVKANPKRRVHFKPARKVRQIISDSSESSNLDEDFTSDDDDDTDECPARVSKPMRTVPARMINKIPVMSLCSDSSDDSQCETNAVKPQPSVPSLPADTTIKRLHETGAPLTNGFNHLGNGNKKPPKDQQQQQLMHKENERKYQMPANYRQMLSVNGRCPYKSDGIVIYRPKPIHAGLPRNADRILIKNEDLDLSGIESKLRRKKFDNFSCQSHPNSVLVYYMSDSDHEPYDELPVRNANEDSSDDDDPISNYKTKPCILTYFNEDP; this comes from the exons ATGAGTCGTGAGAAAGTTAAACCTAAGCGGCAAGGCGAGCCAAAAAATTTAAA AGCTGGTAGCATTTTGGCAGACGATCAGGAATGCGCCAAGCGTTATATTGAATGGAAAAACTTGATGGAT AAATACAACCAACCAGAAGACGACGATGACAGTATGTCAATCGATGATGCGCTTGACCTATATGGTAAGAACGATAATGATGAAAAGCGAACGCAAACAGTGCCAGAAGCACTGGAATGTAGCGAGGACGATGAGGATAAAGAGAACAGTGAAAGCGATTATGCTGCTTTGAAGAATCAATTGACTACTGCCTTGCAGCGACGTAGCACCGAGTGGAAAAACAACGGCATGGCAAAGATATTCAACAGCAACTTTTCTCTCAGCGTTGATTACGTGCAAAGGTGGTTAGAAAATTGCGCGGATGGTACCGGCAAGCAGGTGACGCAGGAACGAGCAACACATTTCACGGATTGCGATGGAGAGACGCAGGTGAATGTCACTCAACGGGAGAACATCTCTATACTGAACCACACGGACAGGAAACAGCTGGCATCGGAACACAGTTCCAACTACGAACTTTGTGGCACCGATCAAAGGAGAGTAATCGTGCAGCAGGTAGAAAAGACAACCATTTCTTCGTTCTGCGTGGTAGATCCGCGTGACAGCAATGGAACGGGTGGACCTATATCGAAGTTGCCCCTGGACAGCTGTTTTGCAAACCTGTCCACTTTTATGCCATTTAAAATTAAGAGTCTCAATGAAACACTGGGACCGTTGTCATGTGAGAAAGAGAGGGTTGGGAGTCAGCTGCATAGAGGCCGTACGTTCAATTCCAGTTCGCTTAACAGTGGATCGTTGATTAGTTTGATAGAAAATTCTCTTCAAATAGTGCCAAAAGCGCGCATTGAAagtgatttaaaaaagaaacccgtTAAAGCTAATCCCAAGCGAAGGGTACATTTTAAACCGGCTAGAAAAGTGCGTCAAATTATAAGTGATTCGTCTGAAAGTTCAAATTTGGATGAAGATTTTACAtcagacgacgacgacgacaccGACGAGTGTCCTGCGCGTGTTTCAAAACCAATGCGCACTGTGCCTGCTCGTATGATAAACAAGATACCCGTCATGTCCTTATGTTCCGACTCTAGTGATGATTCACAGTGCGAAACGAATGCGGTCAAACCGCAACCGTCAGTTCCATCGTTACCTGCAGACACCACCATCAAAAGGTTGCATGAAACTGGAGCACCGTTAACCAATGGTTTCAATCATCTCGGTAATGGTAACAAgaaaccaccaaaagatcaacaacaacaacagctcatgcataaagaaaacgaacggaAATATCAGATGCCGGCCAACTATCGCCAAATGTTGAGCGTAAATGGGCGCTGTCCCTATAAATCCGATGGTATAGTTATTTATCGTCCCAAACCGATACACGCGGGATTGCCAAGAAATGCAGACCGAATCCTAATCAAAAACGAAGATCTGGATCTAAGCGGTATTGAATCAAAATTACGCCGCAAAAAGTTTGACAACTTTTCGTGCCAATCGCACCCAAACTCGGTGCTCGTATACTACATGAGCGATTCGGACCATGAACCGTACGACGAACTGCCGGTGCGGAATGCGAACGAGGATTCATCGGATGATGACGATCCCATAAGCAACTATAAGACAAAACCATGCATACTGACCTATTTCAACGAAGATCCGTAG
- the LOC128711816 gene encoding uncharacterized protein LOC128711816, translated as MNARHQRWLRQRTLPLFMVTAMCIIGLEGTMIRPGTGPTRHTKDAATQRDAHQAGGVDPLLAAGSTPHNSSSGVSATERHRRLIPYMQYYVTSTAAPSPSGGTDNADYQPSFNQVYNYRPINVPVRQEPAADIRQNYYAPKQAKQQQQQSYRQQEETLTYDLQRPLVQHRKPYYNTKLISSTGLKSLPSVSINPFTYEYNHRHQQQQQQTPVKVVSVGGTSPGTPTSYSVLNTASSGDHSDNHNGPGGSDIYERPKYAVIPRERDPYEQVPQRFAAVLPQKLYGIEVHTKHVVEDEAGSDLPSGGGKYFLPTVASELGPSRKPALYQAVPVTYKKKIINPFLPSNTIPGPFTPMTGGSSSSGSSSSSSGGSSSSSGSNSHTVSSQYQQEGGRATSAVSPISYLKNTVTEQPAVAIYSSYDHGAPVQDNRAHGEVVSSPYVVVKTVPKYYYEKPRISVSTPTPVPYQVYYKEKPSEGRKQHSNHSGYSRPRIPGVVPVRISIDAHHHANEAQPEQPSGAYYTIGQQLYKVQEQHVPTPIKHQTLSPPRQHLTETILPQHTPQKVVVPDAGGKSPVLTGQYFIGPNYKVYKVPVKHHQVMPEPSYPYVHAPQSVAPYSTTTSRPVTYSTGSPITTVSPPVHETPLYPVYHHQAPKAPRNNRTEYANRQRFYAQSMRHPSQHKPRPIPLAPVTEQALGLPHGAATGSLSDLLKNLQDSNLLPKTLTPDNIDNSIRTLVKILNNLKANGHHRPEVERPELVEPVYEHTNYTTVEPETYVDTDKYRAGPPMLINKIVSPGPNTGKPGIDYPALAEIPETSFKCKDQRYKGFFGDPETNCQVWHYCDLNGGKASFLCPNGTIFSQVALTCDWWFNVKCSTTAQLYVLNERLYKYILPFTPKFPEDYSGPLVDKYLALKFQEMEEKMKQQRAKGAKQGSIEIPNAVPENDEVNGNTLEDNDERYNQNQPYPIKYVTTEAVPERASVTPAHPKPAVSMPSAPSSSVPITLEDIDAELQRGNNNAGVMIESSGAGSSSTVGPPPMTSMSGEDEDDRRPPASSMFRTSSVPTTTTLIIATEEPQIDPFRAGEMMIEPEGREEEDEYANVLNTEHPASVSPLPHNILPTAAPILSKIRRIEVKNDGTSGHLIRNPNYDRRRKR; from the exons ATGAACGCAAGACATCAACGATGGCTGAGGCAACGAACGCTGCCACTATTCATGGTCACAG CGATGTGCATCATCGGATTAGAAGGAACGATGATAAGACCTGGGACGGGTCCAACTCGCCACACAAAGGATGCCGCGACCCAGCGGGACGCTCATCAGGCCGGCGGGGTTGATCCTTTGTTAGCGGCGGGCTCCACACCGCACAACAGCTCATCCGGCGTGTCTGCCACCGAACGCCACCGGAGACTGATTCCTTACATGCAGTACTACGTAACGTCGACGGCTGCGCCATCACCATCCGGGGGAACCGATAATGCGGACTATCAGCCGTCGTTCAACCAGGTCTATAATTATAGGCCGATC AATGTTCCTGTCAGACAAGAGCCCGCGGCAGACATTCGGCAAAATTATTACGCTCCGAAGCAAgcgaaacagcagcaacagcaatcgTACCGGCAGCAAGAAGAAACGCTTACGTACGATCTGCAGCGACCGCTAGTGCAGCACCGTAAGCCGTACTACAATACAAAGTTGATTTCATCCACCGGCCTTAAGTCACTACCGTCGGTCAGCATTAATCCGTTCACCTACGAGTACAATCAccggcaccagcagcagcaacagcaaacacccGTGAAAGTGGTGTCCGTCGGTGGAACGTCCCCTGGTACACCGACTTCCTACTCGGTGCTTAATACAGCCTCATCAGGCGATCACAGTGACAACCACAACGGCCCCGGCGGTAGTGACATTTACGAACGGCCAAAGTACGCCGTCATACCCCGGGAACGGGATCCGTACGAACAGGTTCCCCAGCGTTTTGCTGCCGTTTTACCACAAAAGCTGTACGGCATTGAGGTGCACACGAAGCATGTGGTGGAGGATGAAGCTGGAAGTGATTTACCGTCCGGTGGTGGTAAATACTTTCTTCCAACGGTGGCCAGTGAGCTTGGACCATCGCGTAAACCAGCACTG TACCAAGCAGTTCCGGTCACGTACAAGAAGAAGATCATTAATCCGTTTCTGCCATCGAACACTATACCGGGACCTTTCACACCCATGACCGGTGGAAGTAGTAGTagcggtagtagtagtagtagcagcggtggtagtagtagtagcagtggATCTAACTCACACACAGTGAGTTCACAGTATCAACAGGAAGGAGGACGTGCTACATCTGCTGTTTCCCCTATATCGTACCTAAAGAACACAGTTACCGAACAACCGGCAGTGGCCATTTATTCATCGTACGATCATGGTGCTCCAGTTCAGGATAATCGAGCCCACGGTGAAGTTGTGTCTTCGCCGTACGTAGTGGTGAAAACGGTTCCTAAATATTACTACGAAAAACCAAGGATTTCAGTGTCTACACCCACCCCGGTACCTTACCAGGTGTACTATAAAGAAAAGCCCAGTGAAGGCCGCAAGCAGCACTCCAATCACAGTG GTTACTCAAGACCACGGATACCAGGAGTGGTACCGGTACGTATTTCTATCGATGCACACCATCACGCCAACGAGGCACAGCCTGAGCAGCCATCTGGTGCCTATTACACAATCGGCCAGCAGCTGTACAAAGTACAGGAACAACATGTGCCGACACCCATCAAGCATCAAACGTTGTCACCTCCACGGCAGCATTTGACAGAAACGATCCTACCACAGCACACACCGCAGAAGGTAGTAGTGCCGGATGCGGGTGGAAAGAGTCCCGTCCTTACCGGACAGTACTTTATCGGGCCAAACTACAAGGTGTACAAAGTACCGGTGAAACATCATCAGGTAATGCCAGAACCGTCATACCCGTATGTGCACGCCCCACAGTCAGTGGCACCGTATTCGACCACTACTTCGAGACCGGTAACGTATTCTACTGGATCTCCTATCACGACGGTATCACCTCCGGTACATGAAACACCTTTGTACCCTGTTTATCACCACCAAGCGCCAAAGGCTCCTCGGAACAATCGCACAGAGTACGCCAACCGACAACGATTCTATGCGCAGTCAATGCGTCACCCAAGTCAACACAAGCCGAGACCCATCCCGCTAGCTCCAGTTACGGAGCAGGCATTAGGCTTACCGCACGGGGCAGCTACCGGGTCGTTGTCCGATTTGCTGAAGAATCTGCAAGATAGTAATCTGCTCCCGAAAACACTCACACCGGACAACATTGACAACTCCATCCGGACGTTGGTGAAGATTCTGAACAATCTGAAAGCGAACGGTCACCACCGTCCGGAGGTAGAACGGCCGGAGTTAGTAGAACCGGTTTACGAGCACACGAACTACACGACCGTTGAGCCGGAAACGTACGTCGACACGGACAAGTACCGTGCGGGACCACCGATGCTGATCAATAAGATTGTATCGCCCGGGCCAAACACCGGCAAACCCGGCATTGACTATCCCGCCCTCGCAGAAATCCCCGAAACGAGCTTCAAGTGTAAAGATCAGCGGTACAAGGGATTCTTCGGTGATCCGGAAACGAACTGTCAGGTGTGGCACTATTGTGATCTTAACGGCGGTAAAGCATCCTTCCTGTGCCCGAATGGGACCATCTTCAGTCAG GTTGCTCTGACATGCGATTGGTGGTTCAATGTGAAATGCTCCACTACTGCGCAACTGTACGTTCTGAATGAACGACTGTACAAGTACATTCTTCCCTTCACACCCAAGTTCCCCGAAGATTACAGTGGACCACTGGTTGATAA ATATCTAGCCCTCAAATTCCAAGAGATGGAGGAGAAGATGAAGCAGCAACGTGCCAAGGGTGCCAAACAGGGTTCGATCGAGATCCCGAATGCCGTACCGGAGAACGACGAAGTCAACGGCAACACGCTGGAAGACAACGATGAACGATACAATCAAAACCAACCGTATCCGATCAAGTACGTTACTACGGAAGCGGTACCCGAGCGGGCCTCGGTGACACCAGCCCATCCAAAGCCCGCCGTATCGATGCCATCCGCACCGTCCTCATCGGTTCCAATTACGCTCGAAGACATCGATGCGGAACTGCAGCGTGGCAATAATAACGCCGGTGTAATGATTGAGTCCTCTGGtgcaggcagcagcagtactgTGGGTCCACCCCCAATGACAAGCATGTCCGGTGAAGACGAGGACGATAGACGGCCACCCGCTTCCTCTATGTTCCGTACCTCTTCCGtcccaaccaccaccacccttaTCATTGCCACCGAGGAACCTCAGATCGATCCGTTCCGCGCCGGGGAAATGATGATCGAGCCGGAAGGACGGGAAGAGGAGGACGAGTACGCGAATGTGCTGAACACGGAGCACCCGGCAAGTGTTTCGCCGCTGCCGCACAATATACTTCCAACGGCGGCCCCGATATTGAGCAAGATTCGGCGAATTGAGGTGAAAAACGATGGCACCAGTGGGCATCTCATAAGGAACCCAAATTACGatcgaagaaggaaaaggtgA
- the LOC128710991 gene encoding LOW QUALITY PROTEIN: uncharacterized protein LOC128710991 (The sequence of the model RefSeq protein was modified relative to this genomic sequence to represent the inferred CDS: deleted 2 bases in 2 codons; substituted 1 base at 1 genomic stop codon): MEGQQTPGPVRKHRAASSNLNAGPEFEKGRFGYSPFDCILARAGLLQNENPYRTVAVCRRPPFVLMWVCRRGALIIPHRSEDAWRGNTSLQGVKHQQRKSSSNRAVRRCRASLKSFVYRRKNEQRSRAGESEREREREKASIGGWXCWVRQRVRGLRGTDSFFDGYRRALATVKRGVKVKVVCVHMQKLDNTTMFLRRANSVVLLIFGCLLIIDGHEEKNRTKRGRNVRTSNAPQTIAGNEPSQDLDSSGNREQDVPVIPPGFLSPSVQEYLELGKSIPGRPGTDYPILATIPYTNFYCDEQEYPGFFADMDTRCQGWHYCDIDGRQATFLCPNGTQFSQAVFVCDWWFNVRCDLSPRLYSINARLYQRPKFNPTQPHRVITRQLVDEIFNV; encoded by the exons ATGGAAGGCCAACAGACACCGGGACCCGTACGGAAACATCGAGCCGCCTCCAGCAATCTGAACGCGGGGCCAGAATTCGAGAAAGGAAGATTCGGATACAGTCCGTTCGATTGTATTCTGGCCCGCGCCGGATTGCTTCAGAATGAAAATCCATACCGTACCGTTGCGGTCTGCCGAAG ACCTCCCTTCGTTTTAATGTGGGTGTGTCGTCGTGGCGCATTAATCATACCGCACCGCAGCGAGGATGCTTGGCGGGGTAATACAAGTCTACAAGGGGTCAAGCATCAGCAGCGCAAATCGTCATCGAAC CGCGCGGTTCGTCGCTGCCGCGCGtcattgaagtctttcgtgTACAGGAGA AAAAACGAGCAAAGATCGCGTGCCGGTGAGAgtgagcgagagcgagagagagagaaggcgTCCATCGGCGGATGGTGATGCTGGGTCCGCCAGAGAGTCAGAGGTCTCCGCGGTACCGATTCGTTCTTCGACGGGTACAGACGCGCGCTGGCGACGGTAAAGCGTGgtgtaaaagtaaaagttgtTTGCGTGCACATGCAGAAGTTAGATAATA CTACGATGTTTCTCCGGCGGGCCAATTCGGTAGTGTTACTGATATTTGGATGTCTACTAATTATAG ATGGTCATGAGGAAAAGAATCGCACCAAGCGTGGACGCAACGTGCGGACGTCGAACGCACCGCAAACGATTGCCGGCAACGAGCCCAGCCAAGATCTCGACTCCAGCGGTAACCGGGAGCAGGATGTGCCCGTCATACCGCCCGGGTTTTTGAGCCCATCCGTGCAGGAGTATCTGGAGCTGGGTAAATCCATCCCGG GCCGACCAGGAACTGACTACCCGATACTGGCCACCATACCGTATACCAACTTCTACTGCGACGAGCAAGAATATCCGGGCTTTTTCGCCGACATGGACACGAGATGTCAAG GATGGCATTATTGCGACATCGATGGACGGCAGGCGACGTTCCTCTGTCCGAATGGCACGCAGTTTTCGCAAGCGGTGTTCGTGTGCGACTGGTGGTTTAACGTGCGCTGTGATCTTTCGCCCCGGCTGTACTCGATCAATGCCCGGCTGTACCAGCGGCCCAAGTTCAATCCGACGCAACCGCACCGAGTCATCACCCGCCAGCTGGTGGACGAGATTTTTAACGTGTAA